One Microbacterium trichothecenolyticum DNA window includes the following coding sequences:
- a CDS encoding Ig-like domain-containing protein, translating to MSSARILPPDERVEEGLGSPLSRRTVVAAAAWSVPALSIASATPAFANASQASNLTIAGPSSGVPASGAVPMTVTVKDAQGQPQAGQPVSFSGPDGSSFDAADGVTNGAGQYTANFNLNKPWATPGSTVSVSAVSANANATQSFAVLGANLIAWGSGVFGMSGLGTGDNTPTPSQVMKVFPSPVVQVAQGGNNFTLFRLDNGDVWGVGRNSQGQLADGTTTDRYWPPQRIPNLSNVVDIAAGYQTGYAALADGTVRSWGVNAFSALGNGNDYNTQSFSTSVVTVQGASGVVKVAGGSWFGLALRSDGTVIGWGRNGFGQLGDTTSTERTSAVQVVGVSGVTQIAATSVAGYALRTDGTIMAWGGNWKGQMGDGSTQSGNRYTAAPVVNISNAVKIAAAGQTGYALMADKTVMAWGDGENGELGNGASAASATPVAVQGLSNVAEVAAGFALKNDGTVWTWGVNDHGQIGNGYTGNPSNVPVQANLPAGIPVTSLGGSSSVDARFAIAGALTLNVDVVQTQVSAGSAGTVQAKVSTGSTGVAGATVSLTATGNAVLGVTSGATDSSGVFQTTVTPDAWTRPGAQLKVSGSTDAASSADFFSVLGANYLASGRQVGGPATGSQWTDTPTQGLTLLPSPVKQLVGGDASLAALLQDGTVWTAGDNGYGQLGDGSGVSSRNAWGKVPGLSGVTQLAAGRNHFFALMADKTLRAWGPNWYGNLGDGTATDRPTPVAVANLSNVVQIASGSWNGYALLADGTVWGWGENSWGGAVGNNSSTDQYTAVRVQGLNNVTVTQVTGGGASGYALLSDGSVRAWGYNGNGRLGDNTTTDRWTAVTVPGLSGVKQVSGSSDAVYALLTDGTVKAWGKNDSGQVGDGSTTDRWTPVSVTGLANVSVISGGAASAYALLADGTVKAWGSNSIGALGDGSSTNRSAPVSVIGLSGHVITAIGEGMRNWNQYYITGDSTLAVNVDAFVSAGQAGSVQAKVMAGSTGVGGASISLSATGSAVLGASSGATASSGVFQTTVTPEAWTRPGTVLSVSAVSGPNSARAAFSVLGANYLASGRQQGGAAGVNWTSTPTQGLTLFPSPVKQIVGGDASLAALLKDGTVWTAGDNGYGQLGDGSGVSSRNAWGKVPGLSGVTQLAAGRNHFYALMSDKTLKAWGPNWYGNLGDGTTTDSAIPVAVRNLTNVAQIAAGSWNGYALLADGTVWAWGENSWGGAVGNNSATDQYTPVKVQGLDNVTVAQVSGGGASAYVLLTDGTVRAWGYNGNGRLGNNSTTDSWTAIAVPGLSSVKQISGSNDSAYALRSDGTVVAWGKNDSGQLGDGSTTDRWTPVSVTGLSGVSVVSGGAASAYALLTDGTVKAWGANSTGGLGDGTTTTRTTPVSVIGLSGRAITAIGEGMRNWNQYYITA from the coding sequence GTGTCGTCTGCTCGTATCCTTCCCCCCGATGAGCGTGTCGAGGAGGGCCTCGGCTCGCCTCTTTCACGCCGCACCGTCGTCGCTGCGGCGGCGTGGAGTGTTCCTGCGCTGTCGATCGCGTCGGCGACGCCGGCTTTCGCGAATGCGTCGCAGGCGTCGAACCTGACCATCGCCGGTCCGTCGTCAGGTGTGCCGGCGTCGGGCGCGGTGCCGATGACGGTGACCGTGAAAGACGCGCAGGGGCAGCCGCAGGCGGGTCAGCCGGTGTCGTTCAGCGGTCCCGATGGCTCGAGCTTCGATGCGGCTGATGGCGTGACCAACGGTGCGGGTCAGTACACCGCGAATTTCAACCTGAACAAGCCGTGGGCCACTCCGGGCTCGACGGTGAGCGTTTCGGCGGTGTCGGCGAACGCGAATGCGACGCAGTCGTTCGCCGTGTTGGGTGCGAACCTGATCGCCTGGGGTTCGGGAGTGTTCGGCATGAGCGGTCTTGGCACCGGTGACAACACGCCGACTCCGTCTCAGGTGATGAAGGTCTTCCCGTCGCCGGTGGTGCAGGTGGCGCAGGGCGGGAACAACTTCACGCTGTTCCGTCTCGACAACGGCGATGTCTGGGGCGTCGGGCGCAACAGTCAGGGCCAACTCGCTGATGGGACGACGACGGACCGGTATTGGCCGCCGCAGCGGATCCCGAACCTGTCGAATGTGGTCGACATTGCGGCCGGGTATCAGACCGGGTATGCCGCGCTGGCTGACGGGACGGTGCGGTCGTGGGGTGTGAACGCGTTCTCGGCATTGGGGAACGGCAACGACTACAACACGCAGAGTTTCTCCACGTCGGTCGTGACTGTCCAGGGCGCCAGTGGTGTGGTGAAGGTTGCGGGCGGGTCGTGGTTCGGTCTGGCGTTACGTAGTGATGGCACCGTGATCGGGTGGGGTCGCAACGGGTTCGGTCAGTTGGGGGATACGACGAGTACCGAAAGGACGTCGGCGGTGCAGGTCGTCGGGGTGTCGGGGGTGACGCAGATCGCGGCGACGTCGGTGGCGGGGTATGCCCTGCGGACCGATGGCACCATCATGGCGTGGGGCGGTAACTGGAAGGGCCAGATGGGCGACGGTTCGACCCAGTCCGGCAACCGTTACACCGCTGCTCCCGTGGTCAACATCTCGAACGCGGTGAAGATCGCGGCCGCCGGTCAGACCGGGTACGCGTTGATGGCCGACAAGACGGTGATGGCGTGGGGCGATGGCGAGAACGGGGAGCTCGGAAACGGGGCGTCGGCCGCCTCGGCGACGCCGGTGGCCGTTCAGGGACTGTCCAATGTCGCGGAGGTCGCCGCCGGTTTCGCTCTGAAGAACGACGGCACGGTGTGGACGTGGGGTGTGAACGACCACGGCCAGATCGGCAACGGGTACACCGGAAACCCCTCCAACGTTCCCGTGCAGGCGAACCTTCCGGCGGGTATCCCTGTCACATCGCTGGGTGGGAGTAGCAGTGTCGACGCGCGTTTCGCGATCGCGGGCGCCCTGACGCTCAATGTCGACGTGGTCCAGACGCAGGTGTCGGCCGGATCGGCCGGAACGGTACAGGCCAAAGTGTCCACCGGATCGACCGGGGTAGCCGGGGCGACGGTATCCCTCACAGCCACAGGCAACGCTGTCCTCGGTGTGACCTCGGGAGCGACAGATTCGTCAGGTGTTTTTCAGACAACTGTCACACCCGATGCGTGGACGAGGCCGGGTGCCCAGCTCAAAGTGAGTGGATCGACGGATGCCGCCTCGAGTGCGGACTTCTTCTCGGTGTTGGGTGCGAATTATTTGGCGTCGGGGCGTCAGGTTGGTGGTCCTGCCACTGGAAGCCAGTGGACCGACACGCCGACGCAGGGCTTGACGTTGCTCCCGTCGCCGGTGAAGCAACTTGTCGGTGGTGATGCGTCGTTGGCGGCTCTCTTGCAGGACGGGACCGTGTGGACGGCGGGCGACAACGGCTACGGCCAGTTGGGTGATGGTTCGGGGGTCAGCTCGCGTAACGCCTGGGGGAAAGTTCCGGGGTTGTCGGGCGTGACGCAGCTTGCTGCCGGTCGGAACCACTTCTTCGCGTTGATGGCGGACAAGACTCTGCGTGCGTGGGGGCCGAACTGGTACGGGAATCTCGGCGACGGCACAGCGACGGATCGCCCGACGCCGGTGGCAGTGGCGAACCTGTCGAATGTCGTGCAGATCGCTTCGGGGTCGTGGAACGGTTACGCGCTGCTGGCGGATGGAACGGTCTGGGGATGGGGGGAGAACAGTTGGGGCGGTGCCGTCGGGAACAACTCGTCGACGGACCAGTACACGGCAGTCCGCGTCCAGGGCCTGAACAACGTGACGGTGACGCAGGTCACCGGTGGCGGTGCGAGCGGCTACGCCCTGCTGTCGGACGGAAGCGTCCGGGCATGGGGATACAACGGAAACGGTCGACTCGGCGACAACACGACCACCGACCGGTGGACGGCCGTCACTGTCCCCGGGCTGTCAGGGGTGAAGCAGGTGTCTGGCTCGAGCGACGCCGTCTACGCGCTGCTGACGGACGGGACGGTGAAAGCGTGGGGCAAGAACGACTCCGGGCAGGTGGGAGACGGGTCGACCACTGATCGCTGGACGCCCGTTTCCGTGACCGGATTGGCCAACGTGTCCGTCATCTCCGGCGGTGCCGCGTCTGCATACGCGCTTCTGGCCGACGGCACGGTCAAGGCATGGGGAAGCAACAGCATCGGCGCTCTCGGCGACGGCTCCTCCACCAACAGGAGCGCGCCGGTTTCCGTGATCGGACTGTCCGGTCACGTGATCACCGCGATCGGTGAGGGCATGCGCAACTGGAACCAGTACTACATCACAGGAGACTCGACGCTCGCAGTCAACGTCGATGCTTTCGTTTCCGCAGGACAAGCCGGCTCGGTACAGGCCAAGGTAATGGCGGGGTCTACCGGAGTCGGCGGTGCTTCAATTTCCCTGTCTGCGACGGGGAGCGCGGTTCTTGGCGCATCCTCGGGGGCCACAGCATCCTCCGGCGTCTTTCAGACAACTGTCACGCCCGAAGCGTGGACGCGCCCAGGAACTGTGCTGAGCGTAAGCGCCGTGAGCGGCCCCAATTCTGCGAGGGCTGCCTTCTCGGTGTTGGGTGCGAATTATCTGGCGTCGGGTCGTCAGCAGGGCGGGGCTGCGGGAGTCAACTGGACGTCTACTCCGACGCAGGGTTTGACGTTGTTCCCGTCGCCCGTCAAGCAAATCGTCGGCGGTGACGCGTCGCTGGCGGCACTTCTGAAGGATGGGACTGTCTGGACCGCGGGCGATAACGGTTACGGCCAATTGGGTGACGGGTCCGGTGTCAGCTCGCGGAATGCATGGGGCAAGGTTCCGGGCTTGTCGGGTGTGACCCAGCTCGCGGCAGGGCGCAATCACTTCTACGCGTTGATGTCGGATAAAACCCTGAAGGCGTGGGGTCCGAACTGGTACGGGAACCTCGGAGATGGGACGACCACGGACAGCGCTATTCCCGTTGCGGTGAGGAACCTTACGAACGTGGCGCAGATTGCCGCGGGTTCGTGGAACGGATACGCCCTGTTGGCGGACGGGACCGTCTGGGCGTGGGGAGAGAACAGCTGGGGTGGAGCGGTCGGCAACAACTCTGCGACGGACCAGTACACGCCCGTGAAAGTGCAGGGTCTCGATAACGTGACCGTCGCGCAGGTGTCGGGTGGCGGTGCGAGCGCTTATGTTCTGCTGACCGACGGTACGGTCCGGGCGTGGGGATACAACGGCAATGGCCGGCTGGGGAACAACTCGACGACGGATAGCTGGACGGCAATCGCTGTGCCCGGTCTTTCCAGCGTGAAGCAGATCTCGGGTTCGAACGATTCCGCGTACGCCCTTCGTTCGGACGGCACCGTGGTGGCGTGGGGCAAGAACGACTCCGGGCAACTCGGCGATGGTTCGACGACCGACCGGTGGACGCCTGTCTCGGTGACTGGTTTGTCGGGAGTGTCGGTCGTCTCCGGTGGGGCGGCATCCGCATACGCACTGCTTACCGATGGAACGGTCAAGGCATGGGGAGCCAACAGCACTGGCGGCCTTGGAGACGGAACGACGACCACGCGTACTACCCCGGTCTCCGTTATAGGACTCTCCGGCCGGGCGATCACCGCGATCGGTGAGGGCATGCGCAACTGGAACCAGTACTACATCACGGCGTGA
- a CDS encoding M60 family metallopeptidase, giving the protein MTTVRVTRADEAGRPLAGEPVWVGVADAGLVRIEQPSGVTDAAGVFSTSLRVLTGAAAATTTVTVSSSGATATASLEVREVSVIMHDATGASTTVMVLPHGNQDAVRDIENRGFTHSDLQPTGRWVRANDVLDVDVTAGPVESVLLWFGARGPWQDLNGGQNVDVTSISLTAGRQQITAPRDGIVFVSNSSTEKVATATISGGRAHPVWVKNRTRADEFAAQLADFSAAPVVSLVGERVFVDVQRRLVEDLRSRGVSWDPADVVMRLDRVLEYTCDVYGLTYAAVGVARKHPGRVYFSGADSGAGWAFATNQWLCFQINTGASETLLTTPDNWGTWHEVGHTFQTPSYTWGGLGEVTVNISSLALQQRLTGAHRLDEWPEAKDRIARYFDQPVTDRRFWDLINENPFYPLFFFDQLRQSFGEGFYPAVDQRYRVRRGQGMTMPYADQEKIDMFAQVASEVADRDLAPFFAEWGLSLSASVISSTAAYPSLEHQIAAAIDSRDAFVERRVGYNVPLGNLSGEGMTLDLGDNQATGGEVTGLTSLAGTPSRLVSRGSAAINVGPGQGHLFAVLEADDRTPELLIQAVDVTVNSALEFVGIYDIRAGWVGISRDGTHLVATSTGFAPHDYYFQGKLYYELTLLNARGATVATVSVNGDETHDKVVRALNGVACGDGYRLRVRAAEPVRVRTYTDSQKVGSLSTSPRTLTMRGGRFRF; this is encoded by the coding sequence ATGACGACGGTTCGTGTCACGCGCGCCGATGAGGCGGGGCGCCCCCTGGCGGGTGAACCCGTCTGGGTGGGGGTGGCCGACGCGGGGCTGGTGCGGATAGAGCAGCCGTCGGGAGTGACGGACGCCGCCGGTGTCTTCTCGACATCGCTGCGTGTGCTGACGGGTGCAGCTGCCGCGACGACCACCGTGACGGTGTCATCATCGGGTGCGACGGCGACGGCGTCCCTAGAGGTGCGCGAGGTGTCGGTGATCATGCACGACGCGACGGGTGCCTCCACGACGGTGATGGTTCTGCCGCATGGCAACCAGGATGCCGTGCGCGACATCGAGAACCGAGGGTTCACGCACAGCGACTTGCAGCCGACCGGCCGGTGGGTGCGCGCCAACGACGTGCTCGACGTCGACGTGACGGCAGGCCCGGTGGAGTCTGTGCTGCTGTGGTTCGGGGCGCGGGGCCCCTGGCAGGATCTCAACGGCGGGCAGAACGTCGATGTGACCAGCATCAGCCTGACTGCCGGCCGGCAACAGATCACGGCACCGCGTGACGGCATCGTCTTCGTGTCGAACTCCTCGACCGAGAAAGTCGCCACCGCGACCATCTCGGGAGGGCGTGCGCACCCGGTGTGGGTGAAGAATCGCACGAGAGCGGATGAGTTCGCGGCGCAGCTGGCGGACTTTTCCGCGGCGCCGGTGGTGTCGCTGGTCGGGGAACGTGTCTTCGTCGATGTTCAGAGACGCCTCGTCGAAGATCTGCGCTCCCGCGGAGTTTCGTGGGACCCGGCCGACGTGGTCATGCGCCTCGACCGCGTGCTGGAGTACACCTGCGATGTGTACGGGCTCACCTACGCGGCGGTGGGTGTCGCGCGCAAGCACCCGGGCCGTGTCTACTTCTCGGGCGCCGACTCGGGCGCGGGCTGGGCGTTCGCGACGAATCAGTGGCTGTGTTTCCAGATCAACACAGGCGCGAGCGAGACGCTTCTGACCACCCCCGACAACTGGGGGACGTGGCATGAAGTGGGCCACACCTTCCAGACACCGTCGTACACCTGGGGTGGGCTCGGCGAGGTGACCGTCAACATCTCATCGCTCGCCCTGCAGCAGCGGCTCACGGGCGCGCATCGCCTCGACGAGTGGCCCGAGGCCAAAGATCGCATCGCGCGGTACTTCGATCAACCCGTGACAGATCGCCGGTTCTGGGATCTGATCAACGAGAACCCGTTTTATCCGCTCTTCTTCTTCGATCAGTTGCGCCAGTCATTCGGCGAGGGCTTCTATCCGGCGGTCGATCAGAGGTACCGGGTGCGACGAGGCCAGGGGATGACGATGCCCTACGCAGACCAGGAGAAGATCGACATGTTCGCGCAGGTCGCATCCGAGGTGGCAGATCGTGATCTGGCTCCGTTCTTCGCCGAGTGGGGCCTATCGCTGTCGGCATCCGTCATCTCATCGACGGCTGCCTATCCTTCCTTGGAGCACCAGATCGCGGCGGCGATCGACTCGCGCGACGCGTTCGTGGAACGACGGGTCGGATACAACGTGCCGCTCGGAAACCTTTCGGGCGAGGGGATGACGTTGGACCTGGGTGACAATCAGGCGACGGGCGGTGAGGTGACGGGGCTGACGAGTCTGGCGGGAACGCCGAGTCGATTGGTGTCGCGCGGGTCGGCGGCGATCAACGTCGGTCCCGGCCAGGGGCACCTTTTCGCCGTCCTCGAGGCCGATGACCGCACTCCCGAGCTCCTCATCCAGGCCGTCGACGTGACCGTCAACTCGGCTTTGGAGTTCGTGGGAATCTACGACATCCGCGCGGGCTGGGTGGGAATCAGCCGAGACGGTACTCATCTCGTCGCCACCTCGACGGGCTTCGCCCCGCACGACTACTACTTCCAGGGCAAGCTCTACTACGAGCTCACGCTGCTCAACGCTCGCGGCGCGACGGTCGCCACGGTGAGCGTGAACGGCGACGAGACGCATGACAAGGTGGTCCGCGCGTTGAATGGTGTCGCCTGCGGCGACGGCTACCGCCTTCGGGTGCGGGCGGCCGAGCCGGTGCGGGTGCGGACCTACACCGATAGCCAAAAGGTCGGGTCGCTGTCGACATCGCCGCGCACGCTGACGATGCGCGGAGGTCGGTTCCGGTTCTGA
- a CDS encoding M60 family metallopeptidase: protein MTDAPSLGRRAVLAGAAWSAPVVVLLASSPAYAVSGSQTVTVTVWRSSLLAGEVSGIQVDVRAQDGRPAPGAPVALSVSGIPAFFDEAVGTTDADGSFSTVMRVRTTCTPGTGLVAASVGDNGGMASFSVVRRAVIRHSVDGSSTVVVALPHGSQDAIVAPENRGMPHSDPQPTGRWVRAGDVLTVDVDASPSWWLELAIGSRGPMAVFDSDGSVELSRTVLHGGTNTVTADRSGLVFIVNYSEWSAVDATISGGSPNPVWIDGFTDRTEFDGQMNDWSDAPIVTHVADRVFADVQRRVIDAPDVASVYDPAAVISRLDEIRLLTDGVYGLSYDAVGVARKHPGRIYIAGPDSGGAYAFATTQWLSLHVSSGASKALVTGSDLWVLWHEMGHTYQTPDYTWSGLGEVTVNISSLALQKRMTGENMLDKSPDIQDRIARYFSQPVADRDFGALTAESPFFPLFLFDQLRRSFGDDFYPALSQYYRVRRAKGIARAQSDRQKIDAFATAASTVSDRDLGPFFQAWGLTVSEEILAEIARLPALTHDIWTYVLSTDAPIERDVPYNPPTGSLTSGVTSVYLGDATASVSVDDTFSISGAPSTVVARGVVAAQIGPGAGRVYAVLQSPEGTQEVLQRVVAVTAVSALEFVGFYDVMIGSIAISAEGTHLVATSLGNQAHPIYFAGVEYYTVELSNADGIVRASATVRGEDTAEPVVRALHGIPCGEGDVVRVTAAEPGRVRVYRDSAWTTTLTLTTTALQIVGGCFVV, encoded by the coding sequence ATGACTGACGCTCCGTCTCTCGGCCGCCGCGCCGTTCTCGCCGGCGCCGCATGGTCGGCACCTGTCGTGGTCCTCCTCGCGTCCAGCCCGGCTTACGCGGTCAGTGGTTCCCAGACGGTGACCGTCACCGTCTGGAGGTCCAGCCTGTTGGCGGGGGAGGTGTCCGGCATCCAGGTCGATGTCCGTGCGCAAGACGGGCGACCGGCGCCCGGTGCTCCCGTCGCGCTCAGCGTCAGCGGCATCCCCGCCTTCTTCGATGAGGCGGTGGGAACCACCGATGCGGACGGCTCCTTCTCGACGGTCATGCGCGTGCGCACGACCTGCACTCCTGGCACGGGGCTCGTTGCGGCGAGTGTCGGCGACAACGGCGGGATGGCCTCATTCTCGGTGGTGCGCCGAGCTGTGATCCGGCATAGCGTCGACGGGAGCTCCACCGTCGTCGTCGCCCTGCCGCACGGAAGTCAGGATGCCATCGTCGCTCCGGAGAATCGTGGGATGCCGCACAGCGACCCTCAGCCGACCGGGCGATGGGTGCGTGCAGGAGACGTGCTGACGGTCGACGTCGACGCCTCTCCGTCGTGGTGGCTCGAACTGGCCATCGGATCGCGCGGACCCATGGCGGTCTTCGACAGCGACGGAAGCGTCGAGCTGTCGCGGACGGTGCTGCACGGGGGGACGAACACGGTCACGGCGGACCGGTCGGGTCTGGTCTTCATCGTCAACTACAGCGAATGGTCTGCCGTCGACGCCACGATCAGCGGCGGAAGTCCGAATCCCGTCTGGATCGACGGTTTCACGGACCGCACCGAGTTCGATGGGCAGATGAACGACTGGAGCGACGCTCCCATCGTGACCCATGTCGCGGATCGAGTCTTCGCCGATGTCCAGCGACGCGTGATCGACGCCCCCGACGTGGCATCCGTCTACGATCCCGCCGCCGTGATCTCGCGTCTCGACGAGATCCGCCTGCTCACCGACGGGGTATACGGGCTCAGTTACGACGCGGTCGGCGTCGCGCGCAAGCACCCCGGCCGCATCTACATCGCGGGTCCCGACTCGGGCGGAGCCTATGCGTTCGCGACGACGCAGTGGCTGTCGCTGCACGTCAGCTCCGGTGCGAGCAAAGCGCTGGTGACGGGCTCCGATCTTTGGGTGCTGTGGCATGAGATGGGCCACACGTACCAGACGCCCGACTACACCTGGTCGGGCCTCGGCGAGGTGACGGTGAACATCTCGTCCCTGGCTCTACAGAAGCGGATGACCGGTGAGAACATGCTCGACAAGTCACCCGACATCCAGGATCGGATTGCGCGCTACTTCTCCCAACCGGTCGCGGATCGAGACTTCGGGGCGCTGACGGCGGAGAGCCCGTTCTTCCCACTCTTTCTCTTCGATCAACTGCGTCGGTCGTTCGGCGACGACTTCTACCCGGCGCTCAGCCAGTACTACCGCGTACGTCGAGCGAAGGGCATCGCTCGCGCGCAGTCCGATCGACAGAAGATCGACGCTTTCGCGACGGCGGCCTCGACCGTCTCCGACCGCGACCTTGGACCGTTCTTTCAGGCGTGGGGGCTCACCGTCTCGGAGGAGATCCTCGCCGAGATCGCTCGGCTTCCGGCGCTCACGCACGACATCTGGACGTACGTCCTCTCGACCGACGCTCCGATCGAACGGGATGTTCCGTACAACCCTCCGACGGGGTCGCTGACGTCGGGAGTGACCTCGGTGTATCTCGGCGATGCCACGGCATCCGTCTCGGTGGACGACACCTTCAGCATCTCCGGCGCGCCCAGCACGGTCGTCGCCCGTGGGGTGGTCGCTGCGCAGATCGGACCCGGTGCGGGACGGGTGTACGCGGTGCTGCAATCGCCCGAAGGCACGCAGGAGGTTCTGCAGCGCGTCGTGGCGGTGACAGCGGTCTCGGCGCTGGAGTTCGTCGGCTTCTACGACGTCATGATCGGGTCGATCGCGATCAGTGCTGAGGGGACGCATCTGGTGGCGACGTCGCTCGGCAATCAGGCGCACCCCATCTACTTCGCGGGAGTCGAGTACTACACCGTCGAGCTCAGCAACGCCGACGGGATCGTTCGGGCCTCGGCAACCGTTCGCGGAGAAGACACCGCCGAGCCCGTCGTACGCGCACTGCACGGGATACCCTGCGGCGAGGGCGATGTGGTGCGAGTCACCGCGGCCGAGCCGGGGCGGGTGCGCGTCTACCGAGACAGCGCCTGGACCACGACGCTCACTCTCACGACCACAGCTCTGCAGATCGTCGGCGGATGTTTCGTCGTGTGA